From Apium graveolens cultivar Ventura chromosome 9, ASM990537v1, whole genome shotgun sequence, the proteins below share one genomic window:
- the LOC141686468 gene encoding G2/mitotic-specific cyclin-2-like has product MERLTKKPKVQIVDIDVADANNELAAVEYMEDMYKFYKLFENETKVFDYIQSHPEINKKMRAILVDWLIEIHKKLDLMPENIYLTINIIDRYLATEIVGRKELQLLGISSMLTTSKYEEIWAPEVNDFTKISHKGYTNQQVLVMEKKILGGLEWNLTVPTPYEYMYAN; this is encoded by the exons ATTAACTAAGAAACCCAAGGTACAAATTGTTGATATTGATGTTGCTGATGCCAACAATGAGTTGGCAGCTGTTGAGTATATGGAGGACATGTACAAGTTCTACAAGCTTTTTGAG AATGAGACCAAGGTTTTTGACTACATACAGTCACATCCTGAAATTAATAAGAAAATGAGAGCCATACTTGTAGACTGGTTGATTGAAATTCACAAAAAATTGGATCTGATGCCAGAGAATATTTACCTCACAATCAACATAATCGATCGCTATCTAGCAACGGAGATAGTGGGAAGGAAGGAACTGCAGTTATTGGGCATTAGTTCAATGCTTACAACCTCAAAGTATGAAGAGATATGGGCCCCTGAAGTGAATGATTTTACCAAAATTTCACACAAAGGTTACACTAATCAACAAGTGCTAGTTATGGAGAAGAAAATTCTCGGTGGGCTTGAATGGAACTTGACTGTCCCTACCCCTTATGAGTATATGTATGCAAATTAG